The stretch of DNA CATGTCATTCGTAAATTTCACCAATGCAGGTGAATACAATGAATTCCGCCAGCATGAGCTGCGCAAGCGCCGGCTGGTCATGATTGATGGCAGCCTGATGGCCAACGACAGCACGCACATGGTCGGGCAGTCAGCGCGTGTTTATCAAAACGGCTATTGGGGATTTGCATCGTCCAGCGAACCTGCGGGCGCCGATAAACTAGGCAACCTGGCGCTTTCTAATGCGCGTGCCATGCAGGTCTTTGGTGGTAACAGCCGGGCCTTGCCGACTGAAGGGTATCAGGGGGAACATCGGATTGCCTGCCGCCCCAACTGGTCTTCGGAGCAGATCATTGACTGGCTGAAAGCGGTGAACGACCTGGCACTATCGCGTTACGACAACCTTGCCTCGGTCAAGCTGGTGGCCATGGATGAGTTTCATGACAAGTCTGTGCAGAACAGCGTAGGTGCGCGTGTGTTTAACAATATTTCACGCGCGCTGACCTACATGATGCTGACTGTGAAAGATAAGGACGACAAGCCGGTGGAACTGATGCAGATTATCAGCGGCAAGGGCAGTTTTGGTGATCTGGACTTGTCCATGACATCCGTTGAACAACAACTGGATGAGTTGTATCAACACCTGATGGCCAAACGCGAAGCGGTGCATGCTAAAGGTGGTTTGCAGACCGTGGTGCTGGCGCCGGATCTGGCCGGCATTCTGGCGCATGAAGCCATGGGGCATCCCTGCGAAGCCGATATTGTGCTGGGCGGCGCGGTGACCGGCGACTTGCGTGGTCAGCGTATTGCCAGTGAGCTGGTGACCATGGTGGATTTTGCTAACAGCTACAATGGTGAAGAGCTACTGATGCCGGTGTATGCCGATGATGAAGGCACACCGTCACGTGATGTGACGCTGATCAAAAACGGCATGCTTACAGACTTCATGCACAGCCGCGAAACATCAACGCGTTTTGATGATCAGCCTACCGGCAACGCCCGCGCCTACGCACCGGATGATGAGCCGCTGATCCGCATGCGCAACACCGCCATTCTACCCGGCACCAGTCAGCTGGACGACATGATTGCGGACGTAGAAGACGGCTACTACCTGATGAAAACCGGCAACGGTCAGGCGGATACCACGACCGAATTCATGTTCGGCGTGAACCTGGGTTACGAGATCAAAAACGGCAAGCTGGGTCGGGCTATCAAGGACACCACGCTGTCCGGTTCAGCCATCAAAATGCTGCAGTCGGTAGATGCAGTATCCTCGGATATGAGCTGGGAAAACTCAGGCTATTGCGGCAAGAAACAACCGATGGTGGTGTCCATGGGTGGACCGGCGCTGCGCGCCAAAGCACAACTGGGAGGTGAATAATGCAGACACAGGCCAAAAACATTCTGCAGGCATTGCTGGATGCCGGATTCGAGGACGGACGTGTCAGTATTTCCGTAACAGATGTCAATGAGCTTAACATCGCCCATAACCATGTCAGCCTGATGCGCACCACACAGAGCCAGGCGCTGTCGCTGATGGCTATCAAGGATCAGCGCCGGGTAACGGCATCGGTATCCAGTCTGGATGATGCTGCCGTGCAGCGAACCATTGCCGACATGCAGCGCGATGTAAAGGCGTCACCTCAGGATGCCGCCTATGCTGTGGCGCCGGATCAGCAGGGCGAATTCACGAAAGGGCCGCAGGCGGCTGATCGCGAAGCCATCGCAGCGTGCGCCAAAAGTCTGCTTGATGCGCGCGGCAAGCAGTACCCCAACTTTGTAATTGAAGAATGTACGGTCAAGCATGCGCTGCAGAAAACCTTCATCGTCACCAGTCGTAATACCGCGCTGATGTCGTCGCTGGGCAGCTACAGCATGATGATCATGGGTTCCAGCAAGGATGAACATGGCAGCAGCTCATTCACCTATACCGGTGGTGACCTGGATGCCTTGCCAGAGCAGCCGCTGGACGTATTGGATATCGGTGCCATGATGGCCAATAGTGTGCAGGAAACGCGCACAGAAATGATTCCAGCCAAATTCATCGGGGACGTGATTCTGACGCCGATGGCCGTGATGGATCTGATTGGCTGGCTGACCGATCAATTGGGTGACGTGGCGCTGCTGAGTCAGGCATCGGTGTATCAGAAGTCGGTGGGTGAGATGATTGCAGCCCCGACGTTGACCCTGCGCAATAATCCCCAGGGTGCCGGTCAGTCGCCCATCAACGGCGAAGGTTTTATCGTGCAGCCGGTGACCGTGATCGACGCGGGTCGTCTTCAGTGTCAGCTGCCCAGTTACTACGGTAGTCGTAAATTGAAGCTCCCGCATACGCCTGCCGGTGGTGCCTGGCGCATGGATGCCGGTGACGTCAGCCGGGCTGATATGCAGGCCAGCGTTGAACGCGGGGCGCTGGTCGGACGCCTCTCCATGGGCAGCCCGGCACCCAATGGCGATTTTTCCGGTGTCATCAAAAACAGCTTCCTGCTGGAGAATGGTCAGCGCACCAAGGCGCTGTCCGAGACCATGATCACCGGTAATGTCGCACAGATGTTGCTGGATATTGCGGCCATCAGCCAGGAGGTCTCGGACTTTGGGGGTTATCAGTTACCATGGTTGAAGATCAGCGGCTTGCGCTTTAGTTAATTAAGATCAATCACTGTCCAGGGAAGAGGATTGACAGATGGCTGAGCAGCAGATTCGGATTTACACATCAAAAGATGGCCAGGCGCAGCTTGAGGTGGCGCTGGAGCAGGATACTGTGTGGTTGAGTCAGGCGCAGATGGCGGAGTTGTTTGGTACTTCGCCCGAAAACGTGTTGATGCATATCAAAAACATTTTCTCGGATGAGGAGCTAGTGGATTTCGCAACTACTAAGGAATTCTTAGTAGTTCGCCAGGAAGGCAAGCGTCAGGTTCAGCGTCGAATCAAACATTACAATCTTGATGTAATCATTTCAGTAGGTTATCGAGTCAGCTCAAGGCGAGCAACACGATTCCGCCAGTGGGCCACTCGTGTACTGAAAGATCATCTAGTTCAAGGTTATACACTCAATCAGCGCCGTCTGGCGGAACGTGGGATTGAGTTCAATCAGGCGGTTGATCTTCTTGGTCGCACGCTTATTAACCAAGGTCTGGTTTCCGACGAAAGTCAGGCAGTCGCCAGCGTAATCAGTGATTATGCGCGCTCATGGAGCTTGCTACAGGGCTATGATGAACAGCAACTGGGCACTATCGATGTCAAACAGCCTGGTATGCTGGCGCTAAGGCTGGATGAAGCCTTGAATGCCATTGCTGCGCTCAAGCAAAGCCTCATTGCTAAAGGTGAGGCAACTGAGTTGTTCGGCCAGTTAAGAGGTGAAGGTCTGACATCGGCCTTGGCTACTATAGAGCAGGGTTTTGGAGAGGAGTTGTTCTACCCGAATGTAGCCAGCCGCGCAGCTCACCTGCTGTACTTTGTGATCAAAAATCATCCCCTGGCTGATGGCAACAAACGCTGCGGTTCGTTTTTATTCCTGTGGTATCTGCGCAGGAATGCTTCCTTGTTAGCCAAGCCGGTTGAACAGTTGATCAATGATAATACCTTGGTGGCCCTGGCTCTGCTGGTTGCGGAAAGTATTCCCGATCAGAAAGACTTGATGATCCGATTGATTGAGCATTTTATTTTGCTGAGAGAAGCCTCTGATTTGTAGTGACTCTCTGGATGCTGCTTGTCATAGTATGTGATCAACACAATTTTATAATTCTAAAAATACAGAATCGACCAGCACAGACTCAGGGCGCCAGACTGGAGCGAGCCTGGGTGCCCCAATTGCCCTGCGCGTCGCGCGTCACAATGTATAGCGACTCGTAGGTGCCAATCGGTTCATTCTCACTGTTAAAGCGTTGAAATATGGTGTTGATGTGCACTTTGCCGGCCGACACCAGCACCGGCTCACGACTGAGCCAGTGGGAGTGATCCCAGCCAATGGCGGCCAGCCTCTCAAAGGTTGGTTGTCTGGCAAATTCTTCCGCATTTTGCCAGACAGTCACGGTGCCGCTGGCGAATCTCACATGCGGATAATTCAGAGTTGCTGCCCAGGCTTGCATATCTTTGGCATTGAAGGTGCGCATGAAATCATCCAGTGCAGCCATGGCACCGGCGACTGCCTGATCATGGCTGTCTGTGTTAGCAGTTTGTGCGTGCGATACTACGGGCACAAGCCACAGACAGCAAAACAGGGTGAGGGTTTTCAGTAAGGCTCTGTTCATTTTGTTTGGACCCCAGAATCATTGTGATAGCAATTAGCCTAAGCAATATGCTGTCTAAAAGAAAGCCTGCTTGCGATAAGCGAATCAAACTCAGGCGGCGTTAAAGACTGCAATCAACAATATGATCCTCAAACACGGAGCCGATCAGCAGCCGGCCGTTGTGCCACGCACCGACGCTGGCGCCTGGAATCAGCGCGCCATTATCGAGAAACTCGGTGCTGATCTGATAATCGTCAGCCTCTGCGCGGACGCGAACAACCTGAGACGGCGAACGGACGCTGGCATCCGCAGCATGACGAATAAAAGTCAGAAGTTTGGCATGTCCGCCTATCCACAGATCTCCTGTGGCCGGATCAATTTCTATATTGTCTGCGCCAAATTCCACGTTGATCTGCTGCTGATGAGTCAATGAGCCGCTGACAGGGTCACGCTGATAGACCTGAACGCGCTTGCGGCTGACTTCAGCCACATACAGTTGACTTCCATCGGGCGAGATGTTGATGCCGTTGGCATAACTGAGTCGGTCAGCGAGCTCAAGAAAACCATTGCCATCGTAATACACAATATTGGCCCAGGGCAGGCGCAGATAGTCTTCCAGTTGCCGCAACAGGCCCGGGCCTGATCCGTGGTCATTGCTGAAGTAGAATTGCTCGTGGTTCACACCGACCACATCGTTGGGGCTGACCATCAATTCGCTGGCATGGGTTTTCCGGTGAACCAATGTATTCCCGGCCACATCAAACACTTCGATGGTGTGCAATGGACCTGAGTTGTCGCCGTCAGGGGCACCAAACAGCGACTCGCCGGGGTGGTTAACGACAAACAGTGTTTCACGCCCGTCGTCATCAACATAAAGCGAGATGCCGTGGGGACGGAAGCGCAGATCGGCATCGGGTGTCAGATTGACTCGAGCGGCAGTGGCATTAGTCAGGTCATAACGAAAAATGGCACCTGGTATTGGATTGCCCGCGATAACCGATCGCCGATCATCGCTCGAGATGTAAGCGTAAAGCCCGTTTGGATGAATAGTGATGTCTTCGCTGCCGGGCATGCCAGGTATTTGACGACACTGTCCGTAGGGCTGATTCACGATAGTGCGGAATTCCCCAGCATCGCTGGCCAGATAGATCAGGTATAGAAGTACTGAAAAACAGATGACGCCAGTGCAAACAAGAATTCTACGCATCAGATCACGTCCTTGTTTTATATGTTCAGGCAGAGTATTGCGCAGTATCCGTGTTTTTCCAACCTATCAAGAAACTTTATGTATTTTGACTATACCCCGGACAATAAGCAAAACTGCGTTTGATATGCTACAAACCTGGAAGGTAGCACACTCTGCGGCATGGACGGGCCCATAGATGAAAACAACTGCGTACTTTGACAGGTTAAAAAGTCGACCTGACAGGGCGATGATCGAGCAACGATGGATTGAACAGGTCATAGCCCATCCGATTTCGGAAGTGACTCAATCAGATGGACGTATTAGAATTTGGGGACTTATTCCAGAGATGAATCATAAATATCTTCGCGTTGTCCTGCTCGCAGATCGGGAGACTGTGCACAATGCCTTTTTCGATCGGGGGTTTCGACCATGAAAATGAGTTATTTTGCGGAAACAGATACTTTGTATATCGAGCTGCGCGCAGTCGGTGTCGTAGAAACCAGAGACCTGGATGAAAATACGCTGGCAGACTACGACATTAATGGCAACATTGTTGCCATCACGATGGAGCATGCCAGCAGTCGAACGGATGTACAGCACATCACCCTGTCTGGTATCGCCGCTTAACCAGTGCGGCGTTGATCAGCGCCGCGCGCCCAGCCACCAGCGCAGCGTGTCCGTGACCATTTCCGCCGCATCCTGCTGAACAAAATGACCCGCCCCGGGCACGGCGACAATGGTGGTATCGGCATCATTCCAGTCCCAGGTGTTATTCAGACCATTCGAGTGCAGCGCGGTATCGTCCAGGCCATGGAATACCAGCAGCGGGACATTCAGCTGAGGGACATCCGGCGATGGTGGCGGGGGCGTGGTTGAAAAGGCAGGCAGTGGCGGGTAGTTGCGCTTGTAGTAGGCAATCATGGCGTCGAAATCCGACTGCGCAAAAGCGTCGACATAGCGCTGCCGCGCCACCGGGTCCTGCACCCAGCCCGCCAGGGTCTGCGGCATCATCGGCATGCCAAAAAAGATGTCCGGATCTGAGGGGCTGCCCGCCTGAAAGCGCTGCGCATAATCACTATTGGCACGCTGTTCCTCGTTGATGGTCAGTTCGCGCAACATGCCGTTGGGGTGAGGCAGGTTCATCACCACCAGTCTATTCACCATCTGCGGATAGGCAAAGGCAAAATTCCAGGCCACCATGCCACCCCAGTCATGGCCGACAATGATGGCGCTGTCCTGGCCGAAGGAGCGGATGACTGCCGCCACATCCGCTGTCAGCAGGCGCATGTCATAGTTCTCATCACCGGCTGGCTTGTCGCTCAGGTTATAACCGCGCTGGTCGATGGCCACTACCTGATACTGATCCTGCAGGCCTTCCATCTGGTGACGCCAGCTGTACCAGAAATCCGGGAAGCCGTGGATCATCACCATCAACGGACCTTCGCCCACGGTTGCGTAGTGGATGCGCGTACCGTTATTGTCTGCGTAACCGTGTGTGGCGCTGTCCCACACATCGGCGTGCAGCGCTGTTGTTGCACTGAGCGATCCGAGAACCATCACAATCCGCATAACCATGCGCTTGAAAAAAGTCATGTGTGCGTCTCCATTATTGTGCTTTTGAAATGAGCGTTTAAGGCAGTGAAGCCGATTATGGGGCTGGAGTAAAGTGACTTTATTCCCGATGTTATTGACGGCGGCCAGTTCAAGCCACTTTTTTTGGCGCTTTGCACAAAATCTTTATAGACTGTCAGGCATTGTGTTTTCCATAAGGGGCCAGACTCTATGCCAAATCTCACGACCAGCCACGGCATCCTGCGGCGCATCAGCCCCCTGCTGTTGACACTTGCCAGCGCCTGTTTTTGCGCACCACTGTGGGCGCAGGGCGTGGGCGATCAGCCAACAGAGGCGACTGCCAGCGATGGTCGTTATATCAGTTGGCAGGAACACCTGATTGATGATGCGGCCATTCTGGACTTCGTGCTCAGTGGTGGCGACGGCCTGGTCATGGCCGATCTTGATCTGGATGGTTATCTGGACATTGTGTCCGTACACGAGTCCGATTCCAGCTACGACTCGGCTAATTTTACCCCGGGCTTTGAAGCGCCGCCGGAAGGATATGTGCGTATCGCCTTTGGCAGCGCCGATCCTCTCCAGTGGCACAATATTACAGTCGCCAAAGAGCTGGATGCCGCTGCGCCCGAGGATGCAGCAATTGCCGATATGAACGGAGATGGCTATCCGGATATTCTGGTGGCGGCTGAACTGTCGCATATCCTGTATCTGCAAAATCCCGGAACACGCGATGCGTCGTGGCCGCGTCTGAAACTACCCATGACCGAGGGTCGTGGCAGCTATATTCGTGTCTTTGCGGCCGATCTGGACGGCGACGGCACACCGGAGGTCATCGCTCCCAATAAAGGCGCGCAGATCCCCGGGCCAGACGATTTCGCCGTGTCGACCCCGGTATCTGTTTTTAAAGTGACAGGTGACCCTTTGCTAGGCGATAACTGGCGAGAGATCGAACTGGGACACTACAGCATTCCGCAAAATTCAGAGCCAGTGGATCTGGATGGCGACGGTGATCTGGACATAGTGGTTGGCACCCGAGGTGAGGAGCGTCTGCTTTGGTTTGAAAATCCCGGAGACGGCTCACTGGAATTTGTAGAACATGCCATTGGTATTAACGGTGCTCGCATGGGTGGATTCAACCTGGAATACGCTGACCTTAACGGCGATGGTCGCCTCGATATCATAGGGGCGGGCGTCGGACGCGTTGGCAACGGTCTGGTATGGATAGAGCA from Pseudohongiella spirulinae encodes:
- a CDS encoding DUF2283 domain-containing protein — protein: MKMSYFAETDTLYIELRAVGVVETRDLDENTLADYDINGNIVAITMEHASSRTDVQHITLSGIAA
- a CDS encoding metallopeptidase TldD-related protein: MQTQAKNILQALLDAGFEDGRVSISVTDVNELNIAHNHVSLMRTTQSQALSLMAIKDQRRVTASVSSLDDAAVQRTIADMQRDVKASPQDAAYAVAPDQQGEFTKGPQAADREAIAACAKSLLDARGKQYPNFVIEECTVKHALQKTFIVTSRNTALMSSLGSYSMMIMGSSKDEHGSSSFTYTGGDLDALPEQPLDVLDIGAMMANSVQETRTEMIPAKFIGDVILTPMAVMDLIGWLTDQLGDVALLSQASVYQKSVGEMIAAPTLTLRNNPQGAGQSPINGEGFIVQPVTVIDAGRLQCQLPSYYGSRKLKLPHTPAGGAWRMDAGDVSRADMQASVERGALVGRLSMGSPAPNGDFSGVIKNSFLLENGQRTKALSETMITGNVAQMLLDIAAISQEVSDFGGYQLPWLKISGLRFS
- a CDS encoding FG-GAP repeat domain-containing protein, which gives rise to MPNLTTSHGILRRISPLLLTLASACFCAPLWAQGVGDQPTEATASDGRYISWQEHLIDDAAILDFVLSGGDGLVMADLDLDGYLDIVSVHESDSSYDSANFTPGFEAPPEGYVRIAFGSADPLQWHNITVAKELDAAAPEDAAIADMNGDGYPDILVAAELSHILYLQNPGTRDASWPRLKLPMTEGRGSYIRVFAADLDGDGTPEVIAPNKGAQIPGPDDFAVSTPVSVFKVTGDPLLGDNWREIELGHYSIPQNSEPVDLDGDGDLDIVVGTRGEERLLWFENPGDGSLEFVEHAIGINGARMGGFNLEYADLNGDGRLDIIGAGVGRVGNGLVWIEQPERKGDAWNAHFIGEFAPDSFTGLEVADIDGDGDLDVFAGSYSRGEREADDANAQLTDPMGRLGWFENANGSWIRHDVSRRIRGMFDKFIAVDMDGDGDIDFAGTRGNSYPYDGVFWLEQVRTTAPAPRFVRAREQDSHEVGLP
- a CDS encoding strictosidine synthase family protein encodes the protein MRRILVCTGVICFSVLLYLIYLASDAGEFRTIVNQPYGQCRQIPGMPGSEDITIHPNGLYAYISSDDRRSVIAGNPIPGAIFRYDLTNATAARVNLTPDADLRFRPHGISLYVDDDGRETLFVVNHPGESLFGAPDGDNSGPLHTIEVFDVAGNTLVHRKTHASELMVSPNDVVGVNHEQFYFSNDHGSGPGLLRQLEDYLRLPWANIVYYDGNGFLELADRLSYANGINISPDGSQLYVAEVSRKRVQVYQRDPVSGSLTHQQQINVEFGADNIEIDPATGDLWIGGHAKLLTFIRHAADASVRSPSQVVRVRAEADDYQISTEFLDNGALIPGASVGAWHNGRLLIGSVFEDHIVDCSL
- a CDS encoding alpha/beta fold hydrolase, whose translation is MTFFKRMVMRIVMVLGSLSATTALHADVWDSATHGYADNNGTRIHYATVGEGPLMVMIHGFPDFWYSWRHQMEGLQDQYQVVAIDQRGYNLSDKPAGDENYDMRLLTADVAAVIRSFGQDSAIIVGHDWGGMVAWNFAFAYPQMVNRLVVMNLPHPNGMLRELTINEEQRANSDYAQRFQAGSPSDPDIFFGMPMMPQTLAGWVQDPVARQRYVDAFAQSDFDAMIAYYKRNYPPLPAFSTTPPPPSPDVPQLNVPLLVFHGLDDTALHSNGLNNTWDWNDADTTIVAVPGAGHFVQQDAAEMVTDTLRWWLGARR
- a CDS encoding TldD/PmbA family protein; this encodes MSFVNFTNAGEYNEFRQHELRKRRLVMIDGSLMANDSTHMVGQSARVYQNGYWGFASSSEPAGADKLGNLALSNARAMQVFGGNSRALPTEGYQGEHRIACRPNWSSEQIIDWLKAVNDLALSRYDNLASVKLVAMDEFHDKSVQNSVGARVFNNISRALTYMMLTVKDKDDKPVELMQIISGKGSFGDLDLSMTSVEQQLDELYQHLMAKREAVHAKGGLQTVVLAPDLAGILAHEAMGHPCEADIVLGGAVTGDLRGQRIASELVTMVDFANSYNGEELLMPVYADDEGTPSRDVTLIKNGMLTDFMHSRETSTRFDDQPTGNARAYAPDDEPLIRMRNTAILPGTSQLDDMIADVEDGYYLMKTGNGQADTTTEFMFGVNLGYEIKNGKLGRAIKDTTLSGSAIKMLQSVDAVSSDMSWENSGYCGKKQPMVVSMGGPALRAKAQLGGE
- the rhuM gene encoding virulence protein RhuM/Fic/DOC family protein, with the protein product MAEQQIRIYTSKDGQAQLEVALEQDTVWLSQAQMAELFGTSPENVLMHIKNIFSDEELVDFATTKEFLVVRQEGKRQVQRRIKHYNLDVIISVGYRVSSRRATRFRQWATRVLKDHLVQGYTLNQRRLAERGIEFNQAVDLLGRTLINQGLVSDESQAVASVISDYARSWSLLQGYDEQQLGTIDVKQPGMLALRLDEALNAIAALKQSLIAKGEATELFGQLRGEGLTSALATIEQGFGEELFYPNVASRAAHLLYFVIKNHPLADGNKRCGSFLFLWYLRRNASLLAKPVEQLINDNTLVALALLVAESIPDQKDLMIRLIEHFILLREASDL